One Mesorhizobium sp. L-2-11 genomic region harbors:
- the rpsO gene encoding 30S ribosomal protein S15: protein MRRSIVQCHVACTGPCWTTSRPRASRFLKQIRKNTMSITAERKKELMGEFATAKGDTGSPEVQVAILSERIKNLTDHFKDHKKDNHSRRGLLALVSQRRSLLDYLKRKDDARYQTLIEKLGLRR from the coding sequence ATGCGCCGCAGCATCGTGCAATGCCACGTTGCTTGTACCGGCCCCTGCTGGACGACATCCCGGCCGAGGGCGTCCCGTTTCCTCAAACAGATAAGGAAAAACACGATGTCGATTACTGCCGAGCGCAAGAAGGAATTGATGGGTGAATTCGCAACCGCCAAGGGCGATACCGGGTCTCCGGAAGTCCAGGTGGCCATCCTTTCCGAGCGCATCAAGAACCTGACCGACCATTTCAAGGACCACAAGAAGGATAACCATTCCCGCCGTGGTCTGCTCGCTCTCGTCTCCCAGCGCCGCAGCCTGCTTGATTATCTCAAGCGCAAGGACGACGCGCGCTATCAGACGCTGATCGAGAAGCTCGGTCTGCGCCGTTGA